In Archangium violaceum, the following are encoded in one genomic region:
- a CDS encoding integrin alpha: protein MTGFAWMGDDAARLVAVGSDMAGVGDFNGDGRDDVITFTRGTTGDVFVSLSDGTRFAQNSWLWLWRDHFAFDAEWSRPSLL from the coding sequence ATGACAGGCTTCGCTTGGATGGGTGATGACGCGGCCCGCCTCGTCGCCGTCGGCTCCGATATGGCGGGCGTCGGTGACTTCAACGGCGATGGGCGCGACGACGTGATCACCTTCACCCGGGGCACGACGGGCGACGTCTTCGTCTCGCTGTCGGACGGCACCCGCTTCGCCCAGAACAGCTGGCTGTGGCTGTGGCGCGACCACTTCGCCTTCGACGCGGAGTGGTCCCGGCCGAGCCTGCTGTAA
- a CDS encoding fimbrial protein, producing the protein MKCPKCGNVLDVTGRVPGSNITCACGNMSAVPGSGMSRKALFIILGISGLVLLCPCVGVLSAIAIPNFIRFQARSKQAECRANLKAWYTTQRAYFQQKDAYSASIEEVGFSPERGNRYAYFAGPGPLEERGTPQVVRTAAVQGIGVDTVKYAGAKPISLEQLPEGLGSMVGVQGECPDCNITLVCAGQVDRDDTLDVWSISTEERMLEDGTPIPGGVPFNHVNDVED; encoded by the coding sequence ATGAAGTGCCCGAAGTGCGGCAACGTCCTCGATGTGACGGGACGGGTGCCCGGCTCCAACATCACGTGCGCATGCGGCAACATGTCGGCCGTGCCCGGCTCGGGGATGAGCCGGAAGGCGCTCTTCATCATCCTCGGTATCTCGGGGTTGGTGCTCCTCTGCCCGTGCGTGGGAGTGCTCTCGGCCATTGCCATCCCGAACTTCATTCGCTTCCAGGCCCGTTCGAAGCAGGCCGAGTGCAGGGCGAACCTCAAGGCCTGGTACACCACGCAGCGCGCGTACTTCCAGCAGAAGGACGCCTACTCCGCGTCGATCGAGGAGGTCGGTTTCTCGCCCGAGCGAGGCAACCGCTACGCGTACTTCGCCGGTCCGGGTCCCCTGGAGGAGCGCGGCACTCCGCAGGTGGTGCGGACGGCGGCGGTGCAGGGCATTGGAGTGGATACCGTCAAATACGCGGGTGCGAAGCCCATCTCCCTGGAACAGCTCCCGGAGGGGTTGGGGAGCATGGTGGGCGTGCAGGGCGAGTGCCCCGATTGCAACATCACCCTGGTGTGCGCGGGGCAGGTGGACCGTGACGACACGCTCGACGTGTGGAGCATCTCCACCGAGGAGCGGATGTTGGAGGACGGAACGCCCATCCCCGGGGGCGTGCCCTTCAACCACGTGAACGACGTCGAGGACTGA
- a CDS encoding BON domain-containing protein codes for MANRDYEMRRYLGDDRERWAGREREFDEGFRGSDMGPRQERGPWQGSQGYWGSSRKSEDYGRDYDQDRGYNLQGNYNPGNYNPPGFYNSQGHSGGGYSERDLGYDRGYGTYVARDRNEGLYGRRDYRDFNERGPLERLGDRFREGLRKLGKGPKAYTRSDDRIREDIYDRLMHGWVNAEHVEVQVKNGEVTLTGLVEERRDKRTIEDIIDDVLGVKDVHNQLKVGSPEQFNTTTGASGTSVTKVVRS; via the coding sequence ATGGCGAACAGGGACTATGAGATGCGTCGATACCTGGGAGATGACCGGGAGCGCTGGGCAGGCCGGGAGCGGGAATTCGACGAAGGCTTCCGGGGCAGTGACATGGGGCCGCGGCAGGAGCGCGGTCCGTGGCAGGGCAGCCAGGGGTACTGGGGCAGCAGCCGCAAGTCCGAGGATTACGGCCGGGATTACGACCAGGACCGCGGCTACAACCTCCAAGGCAATTACAACCCGGGGAACTACAACCCTCCAGGCTTCTACAACTCGCAGGGCCACTCCGGCGGTGGGTACTCCGAGCGCGACCTGGGGTACGACCGGGGCTACGGGACCTACGTGGCGCGCGACAGGAACGAGGGCCTCTACGGACGCCGCGACTACCGCGACTTCAACGAGCGCGGCCCGCTCGAGCGGCTCGGCGACCGGTTCCGCGAGGGCCTACGCAAGCTGGGCAAGGGGCCCAAGGCGTACACGCGCTCGGATGACCGCATCCGCGAGGACATCTACGACCGGCTCATGCACGGGTGGGTGAACGCCGAGCACGTGGAGGTGCAGGTGAAGAACGGTGAGGTCACCCTGACCGGTCTGGTCGAGGAGCGCCGCGACAAGCGCACCATCGAGGACATCATCGATGATGTCCTCGGCGTGAAGGACGTGCACAACCAACTCAAGGTGGGCAGTCCCGAGCAGTTCAACACCACGACCGGGGCCTCCGGCACCTCGGTGACGAAGGTCGTCCGCTCGTAG
- a CDS encoding phytanoyl-CoA dioxygenase family protein: protein MGDDLFSQSKLGDAQIEQFIRDGFVRIDEAFPRELAEEGLAILWRDTGCAPNDPTTWTRPVIRLGGYAQPPFARAVNTPVLHTAFDQLVGKGRWAPRFSLGTFPVRFPSPEDPGDAGWHVDASYPGEDPNDFFSYRINVHSRERALLMLFLFSDVGEHDAPTRIRMGSHLDVARILQPAGEAGMTFMELAGKLDVTATRPEALATGRAGTVYLCHPFLVHSAQPHRGTTPRFMAQPPLHLAEPFRLEREDHDPSPVEIAIKQGLRDPSPG from the coding sequence ATGGGTGACGATCTCTTTTCACAGTCCAAGCTCGGTGACGCGCAGATCGAGCAGTTCATCCGAGATGGATTCGTCCGGATCGACGAGGCGTTCCCGCGCGAGCTCGCGGAGGAGGGTCTCGCCATCCTCTGGCGGGATACCGGCTGCGCTCCCAATGATCCAACGACGTGGACCCGGCCCGTCATTCGTCTCGGGGGCTATGCACAACCGCCCTTCGCCAGGGCGGTGAACACGCCGGTGCTTCACACGGCTTTCGACCAGCTCGTCGGAAAGGGCCGTTGGGCTCCCCGGTTCAGCCTTGGCACCTTCCCGGTGCGGTTCCCAAGCCCCGAGGATCCAGGCGACGCGGGCTGGCACGTGGACGCGAGCTACCCGGGGGAAGATCCAAACGACTTCTTCTCCTACCGCATCAACGTCCATTCAAGGGAGCGAGCGCTCCTGATGCTCTTCCTGTTCTCGGACGTGGGCGAACACGATGCGCCCACCCGCATCCGGATGGGCTCGCATCTCGACGTCGCGCGGATTCTGCAACCCGCGGGCGAAGCGGGCATGACCTTCATGGAGCTGGCCGGGAAGCTGGACGTGACGGCCACGCGGCCCGAGGCCTTGGCGACTGGAAGGGCCGGCACGGTGTACCTGTGCCATCCCTTCCTCGTCCATTCAGCGCAGCCCCACCGCGGCACGACGCCCCGCTTCATGGCGCAACCGCCGCTGCATCTGGCGGAGCCTTTCCGGCTCGAGCGCGAGGACCACGACCCTTCGCCGGTCGAGATCGCCATCAAACAGGGACTGCGGGACCCCAGCCCAGGGTGA